One segment of Schistocerca cancellata isolate TAMUIC-IGC-003103 chromosome 2, iqSchCanc2.1, whole genome shotgun sequence DNA contains the following:
- the LOC126162215 gene encoding uncharacterized protein LOC126162215, producing MGQRLSDLRGYFGVMEDEETGVATSGSFHVTGEDSVSGSPSGSNSNACNTVADNTTEALSCPENSAVRVVEHVDQHFESIYNIGIEGFRIDEASVNVVESDLCSYHTEYSCIAKGDCNCVDEGTSSAAEEQNLEILSGSYNGQTLTLVNGKRSRTKLGRSSKELGSCGKKKRNHWVLKFNCARLKGGGNCGPVSADTDIAEPNISCESCICTGYRRTEDHHLGAGVIFKAGAGETGLQESSKTNSSVNLPSSDNTLRAVVSAEHLIDMSRFNPEDYPIEDCDERARIERAREIAEGVEPPPGFLPSAHIQISLDEFTAFFQSHLNFHPSAFSACPQIDMNLSSGIPRTVHTQVDYIHCLVPDLLQITSCSFYWGKMDRYEAERLLEGKPEGTFLLRDSAQDEYLFSVSFRKYGRSLHARIEQWNHRFSFDSHDPGVFASPTVCGLIEHYKDPSCCMFFEPMLTIPLHRNFTFPLQHLCRAVVCSRATYDGLNQLNLPKSLKSYLKEYHYKQRVRVRRLDLEQ from the coding sequence ATGGGTCAGCGGCTTAGTGACCTAAGAGGTTACTTTGGCGTTATGGAAGACGAAGAAACTGGAGTAGCAACATCAGGCAGTTTTCATGTTACTGGTGAAGACTCAGTGTCTGGAAGTCCAAGTGGAAGCAATAGTAATGCCTGTAACACAGTTGCAGATAATACGACAGAGGCACTCAGTTGTCCTGAAAATAGTGCAGTTCGGGTTGTAGAACATGTTGATCAACATTTTGAGAGCATTTATAATATAGGTATTGAGGGCTTTAGAATAGATGAAGCAAGTGTAAATGTGGTGGAAAGTGATTTGTGTTCTTATCATACTGAATATTCCTGTATTGCAAAAGGTGACTGTAATTGTGTTGATGAAGGCACATCCAGTGCAGCTGAAGAACAGAATCTGGAAATATTAAGTGGTAGCTATAATGGACAGACTCTTACTCTTGTAAATGGTAAAAGATCAAGAACCAAACTGGGAAGATCATCAAAGGAATTGGGCAGCTGCGGCAAGAAGAAAAGAAATCACTGGGTTCTGAAATTTAATTGTGCTCGCCTGAAGGGTGGTGGAAACTGTGGACCAGTGTCTGCAGATACAGATATTGCAGAGCCCAATATCAGTTGTGAATCTTGCATATGCACAGGCTATCGTAGGACAGAAGATCACCACCTAGGGGCAGGTGTTATTTTCAAAGCAGGTGCTGGAGAAACTGGATTACAAGAGAGTAGCAAGACAAATTCCAGTGTAAACCTGCCATCGAGTGACAATACATTACGAGCAGTAGTATCTGCAGAACATCTTATTGACATGTCCAGATTTAATCCTGAAGATTATCCAATTGAAGATTGTGATGAAAGGGCGAGAATAGAGCGGGCGAGAGAAATTGCAGAAGGTGTCGAGCCACCACCTGGATTTCTCCCATCTGCTCACATCCAGATCTCACTTGATGAATTCACGGCATTTTTCCAATCACATTTGAATTTCCATCCATCAGCATTCTCAGCGTGTCCACAAATAGACATGAATCTGTCGTCAGGAATACCAAGAACTGTCCATACCCAAGTGGATTATATTCATTGTCTGGTGCCTGATCTTCTGCAGATTACTTCTTGCTCATTTTATTGGGGTAAAATGGATCGTTATGAGGCAGAGCGATTGTTGGAGGGCAAACCTGAGGGTACATTTCTTCTTAGAGATTCTGCACAAGATGAATATCTGTTTTCAGTTAGTTTCAGAAAATACGGGCGATCTCTGCATGCACGCATTGAACAGTGGAACCACCGCTTTAGTTTTGATTCACATGATCCAGGTGTATTTGCTTCACCAACAGTTTGTGGTCTCATTGAGCATTATAAGGATCCATCGTGTTGCATGTTTTTTGAACCGATGCTTACAATACCACTGCACAGAAATTTCACATTTCCCCTGCAACACTTGTGTCGAGCTGTTGTATGTAGCAGGGCCACCTACGATGGATTAAATCAGTTAAACTTGCCTAAGTCTCTGAAATCCTATCTTAAAGAGTATCATTACAAACAACGTGTACGAGTAAGACGACTTGATTTAGAACAGTAA